One Coffea arabica cultivar ET-39 chromosome 5c, Coffea Arabica ET-39 HiFi, whole genome shotgun sequence DNA window includes the following coding sequences:
- the LOC113689463 gene encoding probable terpene synthase 12: MELIYQWWKAVGLADKLSFARDRLMESFFWTVGMAFEPQYSKCRRGLTKALALITVLDDIYDVYGSLHELEQLTEAVVRWDIDAVKDFPDYLKLFFLAVYNTVNELAYDTLREQGEVIIPHLTKAWADLCKSFLQEAKWNHEKVTPTFDEYIQNAWISSSGAVLLVHSYFLVTEKISKEAIHCLDNHHGILQWPCTILRLYNDFSTLSAELERGEVTNALTCYMHETGQSEELTGQHISQMIEECWMKMNKELISPSPFEENFTEIAVDLARIALCQYQYGDAHSSPGVIARNRIFSVILEPIQLLETAQNTTTEWKSLLASS; the protein is encoded by the exons ATGGAACTGATTTATCA GTGGTGGAAAGCTGTAGGCTTGGCAGATAAATTGAGCTTTGCCAGAGACAGGCTGATGGAAAGTTTCTTTTGGACAGTTGGAATGGCGTTTGAACCTCAATATAGTAAATGTCGAAGAGGCCTAACCAAAGCACTTGCACTCATCACTGTCCTTGATGATATTTATGATGTTTATGGTTCTCTACATGAACTCGAGCAACTCACAGAAGCTGTTGTGAG ATGGGATATTGATGCTGTAAAAGATTTTCCTGACTACTTGAAGTTATTTTTCCTTGCTGTTTACAACACTGTCAATGAGTTGGCTTACGACACTCTTCGGGAACAAGGAGAGGTGATCATCCCTCACCTCACCAAAGCA TGGGCAGATTTATGCAAATCATTCTTACAGGAAGCTAAATGGAATCATGAAAAAGTCACTCCAACCTTTGACGAATACATCCAAAACGCATGGATTTCATCTTCTGGAGCTGTTCTGTTAGTTCACTCGTACTTCTTAGTCACTGAGAAGATCTCAAAGGAAGCCATACATTGCTTGGATAATCATCATGGCATCTTGCAATGGCCATGCACAATTTTGCGCCTTTACAATGATTTTAGTACCTTATCG GCTGAGCTAGAGAGAGGTGAAGTTACAAATGCACTCACGTGTTACATGCATGAAACTGGCCAGTCTGAGGAACTTACTGGACAGCACATAAGCCAAATGATTGAGGAATGCTGGATGAAGATGAACAAAGAATTGATATCTCCATCACCTTTTGAAGAAAACTTCACTGAAATTGCTGTTGACCTTGCTCGGATTGCTCTCTGCCAGTACCAGTATGGAGATGCTCATAGTTCTCCAGGCGTTATAGCGAGAAACCGCATCTTTTCAGTGATCCTAGAACCCATCCAGTTGTTGGAGACAGCACAAAATACTACCACGGAATGGAAAAGTTTACTTGCCTCGTCCTAA